One segment of Babesia bigemina genome assembly Bbig001, chromosome : II DNA contains the following:
- a CDS encoding transcription factor TFIIB subunit, putative, translating into MQKLLDSCCKYCGSDQIESCKQQGELVCRNCGAVLQENNVLEAVQYAENPAGNSTLIGRFVPTGGGGMGSLKYSSSQTLDQLVRRGEQNIQRTACHLNISSELVTKATRIYSLAVQRNFTMGRNNKHVACCCLYTACRRFKAPYLLIDFADVLQVPVKIIGQVFMKLVRMLHLEVPNVDPSIFFERFANELQLKEKVDQIITTGVRLIQAMRRDWLCTGRRPTGLCGAALVVAARIHGIPLNAEAVASVVRISHPTIMKRLSEFRGTSTARLLTSEVDIVDLEKLPANPLPPCMMAKKLALEKKRRLESETGSTCSDNGRASITSGEDSPLLTSTQLQLPVQGKIDLHLSNDLLCLDAPTASDINHIADTIMGAAPQLGWALPKADGAGDGPNSSNSESIVPKAALTTIAIPQSRADGHLSSDDEDDEREFSFMILSPDEKAAKTLLWDEVTKDIMPEVWRRQAERKRKEALGKTIKKRKYCRKSYADYPEAQNAAQSARMALERHAKDFSNRMNQEFLDTILA; encoded by the coding sequence ATGCAGAAACTATTAGATTCCTGCTGCAAATACTGCGGCTCCGACCAGATAGAGTCCTGCAAGCAGCAGGGCGAGCTGGTCTGCCGCAACTGTGGCGCAGTCCTCCAGGAAAACAACGTACTTGAGGCCGTACAATATGCCGAAAACCCAGCGGGTAATTCCACGCTCATCGGGCGGTTCGTGCccaccggcggcggtggcatgGGATCGCTCAAGTACAGCTCATCGCAGACCCTCGACCAGCTGGTAAGGCGCGGCGAGCAGAACATTCAGCGCACGGCCTGCCACCTCAACATCTCCAGCGAGCTCGTCACCAAGGCGACGCGGATATACTCCCTGGCGGTACAGCGCAACTTCACCATGGGACGTAACAACAAGCACGTCGCCTGCTGTTGTTTGTACACGGCCTGCCGGCGATTCAAGGCGCCATATCTGCTCATCGACTTCGCCGACGTCTTGCAGGTGCCGGTGAAGATCATCGGGCAGGTGTTCATGAAGCTGGTGCGCATGCTGCACCTCGAGGTGCCCAACGTGGACCCCTCCATCTTCTTCGAGCGCTTCGCCAACGAGCTGCAGCTCAAGGAGAAGGTCGACCAGATCATCACGACCGGCGTCAGGCTCATCCAGGCGATGCGCCGTGACTGGCTCTGCACTGGGCGCAGGCCAACTGGTCTCTGTGGAGCTGCGCTGGTCGTGGCTGCACGCATCCACGGCATCCCGCTGAACGCGGAGGCCGTCGCGTCGGTGGTACGCATATCGCATCCTACAATTATGAAACGCCTGTCGGAGTTCCGCGGAACGTCGACCGCACGCCTGTTGACGAGCGAGGTGGACATTGTCGACCTGGAGAAGTTGCCGGCCAACCCCCTCCCGCCCTGCATGATGGCCAAGAAGCTGGCCCTGGAAAAGAAACGTAGGCTTGAGTCGGAGACCGGTTCCACATGTTCTGACAACGGACGGGCCTCGATAACGAGCGGCGAAGACAGCCCGCTTTTGACCTCGACTCAGTTGCAGCTGCCGGTCCAGGGGAAGATCGACCTGCACCTCTCCAACGACTtgctttgcctggatgcacCAACGGCAAGCGACATCAATCATATCGCAGACACCATCATGGGAGCGGCACCCCAGCTGGGCTGGGCGCTGCCCAAGGCCGATGGCGCCGGGGACGGGCCTAACTCGAGCAACTCCGAGAGCATTGTGCCCAAAGCGGCTCTCACTACTATCGCAATTCCGCAGTCTCGTGCGGATGGTCATTTGAGctccgacgacgaggacgatGAAAGGGAGTTCAGTTTCATGATCTTGTCGCCTGACGAGAAGGCTGCCAAGACGCTGCTGTGGGACGAGGTCACGAAGGATATCATGCCGGAGGTCTGGCGCAGACAGGCGGAGCGCAAGCGCAAGGAGGCGCTGGGCAAGACTATTAAGAAGCGCAAATACTGCAGGAAATCGTATGCGGACTACCCTGAGGCGCAAAACGCAGCGCAGTCTGCGCGCATGGCGCTGGAGCGTCACGCCAAGGATTTCTCAAACAGGATGAACCAGGAGTTCCTGGATACAATCCTGGCGTAG